A stretch of Arachis hypogaea cultivar Tifrunner chromosome 15, arahy.Tifrunner.gnm2.J5K5, whole genome shotgun sequence DNA encodes these proteins:
- the LOC112751883 gene encoding plastidial pyruvate kinase 2, whose translation MAQIVATTRSIQSTLLCPTSGSANERARNLLKPPTFSSKVFSSNGINKCPQDAFRSCRINARKSASVEVIPVSAEDDPKIEEQLRGVPQLLDASNGMWSKPTFRRKTKIVCTIGPSTNTKEMIWKLAEAGMNVARLNMSHGDHASHQKVIDLVKEYNAQAKDNVIAIMLDTKGPEVRSGDLPQPIMLSTGQEFTFTIQRGVGTAECVSVNYDDFVNDVEPGDMLLVDGGMMSLMVKSKTEDSVKCEVVDGGELKSRRHLNVRGKSATLPSITEKDWDDIKFGVDNQVDFYAVSFVKSAEVVHELKNYLKNSGTDIHVIVKIESADSIPNLHSIITASDGAMVARGDLGAELPIEEVPLLQEEIINLCRSMGKAVIVATNMLESMIVHPTPTRAEVSDIAIAVREGSDAIMLSGETAHGKYPLKAVKVMHTVALRTEATIPGGQMPPNIGQVFKNHMSEMFAYHATMMSNTLGTATVVFTRTGFMGILLSHYRPSGTIFAFTDDKRVQQRLALYQGVCPIYMGFCDDSEATFRRALDLLKNQGMVKEGEEVALVQSGRQPIWRSQTTHNIQVRKV comes from the exons atggcTCAGATTGTGGCAACAACACGATCCATTCAGAGCACCCTTTTGTGCCCCACTTCAGGATCTGCAAATGAAAGGGCGCGTAATCTCTTAAAGCCTCCAACTTTTTCCTCCAAGGTTTTCTCATCAAATGGGATCAACAAGTGCCCCCAAGATgcattcagaagctgcaggatcAATGCGAGGAAATCTGCATCTGTTGAAGTTATCCCTGTCTCCGCTGAAGATGATCCAAAg ATTGAGGAGCAATTGCGTGGTGTGCCGCAACTTCTTGATGCTTCGAATGGAATGTGGTCGAAGCCCACGTTTAGGCGCAAGACGAAGATAGTTTGTACTATTGGTCCTTCCACCAATACCAAGGAAATGATCTGGAAGCTGGCTGAGGCCGGCATGAATGTCGCTCGCCTCAATATGTCTCATGGAGACCATGCTTCACATCAGAAAGTTATTGACTTGGTTAAAGAATATAATGCACAAGCAAAGGACAATGTAATTGCAATTATGCTTGATACTAAG gGTCCTGAGGTGAGGAGTGGGGATCTGCCACAACCAATCATGCTATCAACTGGACAGGAATTCACTTTTACTATCCAAAGAGGTGTTGGAACTGCAGAGTGTGTTAGTGTGAACTATGATGATTTCGTCAATGATGTGGAACCTGGGGACATGCTTCTTGTTGATG GTGGTATGATGTCGTTGATGGTAAAATCTAAGACAGAAGATTCCGTTAAATGTGAAGTTGTTGACGGAGGAGAGCTCAAGTCAAGAAGGCATTTAAATGTTAGAGGAAAAAGTGCAACACTTCCTTCCATCACTG AGAAGGATTGGGATGATATCAAATTCGGAGTGGATAACCAAGTTGATTTCTATGCTGTCTCCTTTGTTAAGAGTGCTGAAGTTGTGCATGAACTGAAGAATTATTTGAAAA ACTCTGGAACTGATATACATGTCATCGTAAAAATTGAAAGTGCAGACTCTATACCAAACTTGCATTCCATTATCACTGCGTCTGACGGG GCTATGGTTGCCAGAGGAGATCTTGGTGCTGAGCTTCCTATTGAAGAGGTTCCACTTTTGCAG GAAGAGATAATCAACTTGTGCCGTAGCATGGGAAAAGCTGTTATTGTGGCCACAAATATGCTGGAAAGCATGATTGTTCACCCAACACCAACCAGAGCGGAAGTATCGGACATAGCAATTGCTGTTCGAGAAGGTTCTGATGCAATAATGCTGTCTGGAGAAACTGCCCACGGAAA GTATCCGCTAAAAGCTGTGAAAGTAATGCACACAGTTGCATTACGTACAGAGGCTACTATACCAGGGGGTCAAATGCCGCCTAATATCGGTCAAGTGTTCAAG AACCACATGAGTGAGATGTTTGCATACCATGCAACCATGATGTCTAACACCCTGGGCACCGCAACCGTCGTTTTTACGAGAACGGGTTTCATGGGCATCCTATTGAGCCACTATCGACCTTCTGGGACCATATTCGCCTTTACTGATGA TAAACGAGTACAACAGAGATTGGCACTGTATCAAGGAGTCTGCCCTATATACATGGGATTTTGCGATGATTCTGAAGCGACCTTCCGAAGAGCCTTGGATTTGTTGAAG AATCAAGGAATggtgaaagaaggagaagaagtagcACTTGTACAAAGTGGTAGGCAACCTATATGGAGGTCCCAAACCACACACAATATCCAAGTTCGAAAAGTGTAA